In a single window of the Gossypium hirsutum isolate 1008001.06 chromosome A13, Gossypium_hirsutum_v2.1, whole genome shotgun sequence genome:
- the LOC107894676 gene encoding uncharacterized protein — translation MVSQLGQSIRVSKLFRDVSLEVQGMIFLADLMELSFGEFDLILGMDWLVKHLVSLDYTEKRVVVRTEEDNKIVVVGERRNYLSNVISALVAEKLMRKGCEVFLAYANASDSVELLVKDIHAVKDFPDVILEELPGLPLSCEVEFGIELIPGTTLKVTFLGHVVSVKGIRVDPPPLTKLLLKGVLFVWTDTQQESFVKLKIVLTQAQVLKQPEPGRDFVVYSDASHVGLGCVLIQDGKVVAYASQQLKTHEANYLTHNLELAAVVFALKIWKHYLYGEKYTIYTDYKSLKTTTAVLSITLERPMWWLMLSRRAVIDLKAMLARLSLYDGESLLAELQVKPIWIEQIRAKICVPNNKDLRLSILREAHSSPYAMHLGGKKMYKDLRELYWWPGLKRQVTNFGTRCLTCEQKSVKLYVFEIVRLHGVPVSIISDRDPRFTSRSWGKLYEALGSRLDFSTAFHLQTDERKTEDEVRLNRERLKTAFDRQKSYADLKRKDIEYSVGDMVFLRVSPWKKVLRFGHKCKLSPRFFGPYQILKRVGPVAYQLEPPPELYLIHDVLHVSMMRCYRSDPTHVEPVEEIETRPDLTFDEEPVQILDRDIKVLCRKSIPLVEVLWQNHSTEEATWEQEDLIRQQYPHLF, via the exons ATGGTGAGTCAATTGGGGCAGTCTATTAGGGTTAGTAAACTGTTCAGAGACGTTTCGTTGGAAGTCCAAGGAATGATatttctggctgatctgatggaactTTCATTTGGAGAGTTCGacttaattctaggtatggactggttggtgaAACATCTTGTAAGTCTGGATTACACTGAAAAGAGGGTGGTTGTGAGGACCGAGGAGGATAATAAAATAGTCGTGGTTGGAGAACGACGAAATTATCTGAGTAATGTGATATCTGCATTAGTGGCAGAGAAACTGATGAGGAAAGGATGTGAGGTGTTTTTGGCCTACGCCAATGCCTCAGATTCTGTGGAGTTATTGGTTAAAGACATTCATGCTGTGAAGGACTTCCCAGATGTTAttctagaagaattaccaggattgcctTTGAGCTGTGAGGTAGAATTTGGGATTGAGTTAATTCCTGGTACAACTCTG aaagtgacatttctgggtcatgtagTTTCTGTGAAGGGGATTCGAGTGGATCCTC CACCGTTGACTAAGTTGTTGCTTAAAGGAGTTCTTTTCGTTTGGACTGATACGCAGCAGGAGAGCTTCGTGAAGCTCAAGATAGTTTTGACTCAGGCTCAAGTTCTGAAACAGCCTGAGCCTGGTAGGGACTtcgtggtttacagtgatgcgtcacatgtgggtttgggttgcGTCTTGATACAAGATGGTAAGGTAGTTGCCTATGCATCTCAACAGCTTAAGACTCACGAGGCTAATTATCTGACACATAATTTGGAGTTAGCTGCAGTGgtctttgcattaaagatttggaaaCATTATCTGTACGGAGAGAAGTATACTATCTACACTGattacaagagcctcaa GACTACGACTGCAGTATTGAGTATCACCCTggaaaggccaatgtggtggctgatgctaAGCCGTAGGGCTGTGATCGATCTGAAAGCAATGTTAGCTCGATTGAGTCTTTATGACGGCGAAAGTCTTTTGGCAGAGCTACAAGTGAAGCCGATATGGATTGAACAGATTAGAGCTAA GATCTGCGTACCTAATAATAAGGATTTGAGGCTGTCGATTTTGAGGGaagcgcatagtagtccttacgcTATGCATCTTGGTGGAAAGAAGATGTATAAGGATCTTcgagagttgtactggtggccagggttgaaacgtCAGGTTACCAACTTTGGTACTCGCTGTTTGACGTGtgagcag AAGTCGGTCAAGCTATACGTTTTTGAGATAGTGAGGCtacatggggtacctgtctcgatcatttctgatagggatcctcgttttacATCTCGGTCCTGGGGAAAGCTTtatgaggctttgggttcgaggctagacttcagtactgctttccatcttCAGACAGATGAGAGGA AAACTGAGGATGAGGTCCGTTTGAATCGGGAACGTCTAAAAACGGCTTTTGATAGACAAAAGTCCTATGCTGATCTAAAGAGGAAGGAcatcgagtattctgtgggggacatGGTTTTTCTTAGggtctcgccatggaaaaaggttctgaggttcggCCACAAGTGTAAGCTGAGCCCTCGGTTTTTTGGGCCGTACCAGATTCTGAAGCGAGTAGGGCCAGTCGCATATCAATTAGAGCCACCTCCAGAGTTATACCTCATACATGATGTGCTCCATGTCTCGATGATGAGatgctaccgctctgatcctacaCACGTTGAGCCCGTGGAGGAGATTGAGACTAGACCAGATTTGACGTTTGATGAAGAGCCTGTTCAGATCCTAGATCGCGACATTAAGGTCTTATGTAGGAAGTCTATTCCCTTGGTGGAAGTGTTGTggcagaatcatagcactgaggaggctacttgggagcaaGAGGATTTGATACGACAGCAATATCCTCAccttttctga